A genomic segment from Janthinobacterium sp. 64 encodes:
- a CDS encoding tetratricopeptide repeat protein codes for MKHALSLPAVVLATVLAACQSSPPPTSAEIEAVAMHARQAGDQQAERKVRSWAGKDMPVAERELALIYQARPERRAEALSLFEQAARAGDTEAAFELGQMLRAATPGQAWLWYRQAAQQGHAKAALMLGLLAANGEGVPQDPVIAARWLDKSSELGNPHAMFLLYNAYREGRGVPRDLAKAHALLEEAAHHEYPPAIQELAMTVQADDALRAGHLMKEATEHRHNNWNKF; via the coding sequence ATGAAACATGCACTCTCCCTCCCCGCCGTCGTCCTGGCCACTGTCCTGGCAGCCTGCCAGTCGTCGCCACCGCCCACGTCGGCGGAAATCGAAGCCGTGGCCATGCATGCGCGCCAGGCGGGCGACCAGCAGGCCGAGCGCAAGGTCCGCAGCTGGGCCGGCAAGGACATGCCCGTCGCCGAGCGCGAACTGGCACTGATTTACCAGGCCCGTCCGGAACGCCGGGCCGAAGCGCTGAGTCTGTTCGAACAGGCGGCCCGCGCCGGCGATACGGAAGCCGCATTCGAGCTGGGCCAGATGCTGCGCGCGGCCACGCCCGGCCAGGCCTGGCTGTGGTACCGGCAAGCGGCGCAGCAGGGCCATGCCAAGGCGGCATTGATGCTCGGCCTGCTGGCAGCGAATGGCGAAGGCGTGCCGCAAGATCCCGTGATAGCGGCCCGCTGGCTGGACAAGTCGAGCGAACTGGGCAATCCACATGCCATGTTTTTGCTCTACAACGCCTACCGCGAAGGCCGCGGCGTGCCGCGCGACCTGGCCAAGGCCCATGCCCTGCTGGAAGAAGCGGCCCACCACGAATATCCGCCCGCCATCCAGGAGCTGGCCATGACGGTGCAGGCGGACGACGCGCTGCGCGCGGGCCACCTGATGAAGGAAGCGACGGAGCACCGGCACAATAACTGGAACAAGTTTTAA
- a CDS encoding bifunctional 2',3'-cyclic-nucleotide 2'-phosphodiesterase/3'-nucleotidase — translation MKTNWVMLAALASVGLVGCNGGSNTPAAPAIPEGTTVTVALLETTDIHSNVLSYNYYALAEDTSLGLERTSTLIQAARAENPNNVLLDDGDVIQGTLLADLQAVAAPVPCSGTLAVHKAMNALKYDAGGMGNHEFNYGLPYLSQITNTDFGIPGVAKPTGTCGAPAFPSVLSNVVGVSSGKPIFQPYTLLPRDFAATAPDGSKLTVKINVGVLSFVPPQILEWDQKVLAGKVSVTGVQEAAKQYVPELRSKGADLVVALSHGGLDTSAYSPKMENGSYHLTSTGIDALMIGHSHLIFPKGKEEGAAALDASFAAFPASAKIDAVNGFVNGVPTVMAQSWGRRLGIIKLTMVYQAGKWVVQPAKTTVESRGFKYADGKTLVKADPAIAPLVAIEHAATIAYARQPLGISTDFEMSAYFALVGDVSAIQLVNQAQLDYVKNFIATSTDATLSSYKNIPVISCSAPFKAGRNGPSDFTDVAAGATPAAPIGLQVRNPGDLYLYSNNNLQAVKIKGADLKAWLETSAKQFGQIDPASTAEQDLVPSYGTIYNYDVFYAENNALTYQIDVTKKPGSRIVNLTYKGAPVADGDDFIVATNDYRAGGGGAVPGIDGSKTIIKSPDANQAVVSNYLASLSTKGGKVTLASNGSARSWSFVKTATAGPVILRSAPGHLALAQGSGIANVASEGGLDASGFAKYRIDLSK, via the coding sequence ATGAAAACAAATTGGGTCATGCTGGCGGCGCTGGCAAGTGTAGGACTGGTCGGTTGCAATGGCGGTTCAAATACGCCGGCGGCGCCGGCCATTCCCGAGGGCACGACGGTCACGGTGGCATTGCTGGAAACCACCGATATCCACTCGAACGTTCTCAGTTATAACTACTACGCGCTGGCCGAAGACACGAGTCTGGGCCTGGAGCGCACGTCGACCCTGATCCAGGCGGCGCGCGCGGAAAACCCGAACAATGTGCTGCTCGACGATGGCGACGTCATCCAGGGCACTCTGCTCGCCGATTTGCAGGCCGTGGCCGCACCCGTGCCCTGCTCCGGCACCTTGGCCGTGCACAAGGCCATGAACGCGCTGAAATACGATGCGGGCGGCATGGGCAACCACGAATTCAACTATGGCTTGCCTTACCTGAGCCAGATCACCAACACGGATTTCGGCATACCCGGCGTGGCCAAGCCGACCGGTACCTGCGGCGCGCCCGCCTTCCCTTCCGTGCTGAGCAATGTCGTCGGCGTGTCCAGCGGCAAGCCCATCTTCCAGCCCTACACCCTGCTGCCCCGCGATTTCGCCGCCACGGCGCCCGATGGCAGCAAGCTGACCGTCAAAATCAATGTGGGCGTGCTGAGCTTTGTGCCGCCGCAAATCCTCGAATGGGATCAAAAAGTACTCGCTGGCAAGGTCAGCGTGACGGGCGTGCAGGAAGCGGCGAAACAGTATGTGCCGGAATTGCGCAGCAAGGGTGCCGACCTCGTCGTGGCCCTGTCGCATGGCGGCCTGGACACGAGCGCCTACAGCCCGAAGATGGAAAACGGCAGCTATCACTTGACCAGCACGGGCATCGATGCCCTGATGATCGGCCATTCGCACTTGATCTTCCCGAAAGGCAAGGAAGAAGGCGCGGCCGCGCTGGACGCTTCGTTTGCCGCCTTCCCCGCCAGCGCGAAGATCGACGCCGTCAACGGCTTCGTGAACGGCGTGCCGACCGTCATGGCGCAAAGCTGGGGCCGCCGCCTGGGCATCATCAAGCTGACGATGGTGTATCAGGCCGGAAAATGGGTGGTGCAGCCAGCCAAGACGACGGTGGAATCGCGCGGCTTCAAGTACGCGGATGGCAAGACCCTCGTGAAAGCCGACCCGGCCATCGCGCCGCTGGTGGCCATCGAGCACGCAGCCACCATCGCCTACGCCAGGCAGCCGCTGGGCATCAGCACGGATTTCGAGATGTCGGCGTACTTTGCGCTGGTGGGCGACGTCAGCGCCATCCAGCTGGTCAACCAGGCACAGCTCGACTATGTAAAAAACTTCATCGCCACCAGCACGGATGCGACCTTGTCCAGCTACAAGAATATCCCCGTCATCTCGTGCAGCGCGCCATTCAAGGCGGGCCGCAACGGGCCATCGGACTTCACGGACGTGGCCGCAGGTGCGACGCCAGCTGCGCCGATCGGCTTGCAGGTGCGCAATCCGGGTGATTTGTATTTGTATAGCAACAACAACTTGCAAGCCGTGAAAATCAAGGGCGCGGACTTGAAGGCGTGGCTGGAAACGTCGGCCAAGCAATTTGGCCAGATCGATCCGGCCAGTACTGCTGAGCAAGACCTGGTGCCGTCGTATGGCACGATTTACAACTACGACGTGTTCTATGCGGAAAACAATGCGCTCACGTACCAGATCGACGTGACGAAAAAACCGGGCAGCCGCATCGTCAACCTCACGTACAAGGGCGCACCCGTGGCCGATGGCGATGATTTCATCGTCGCCACCAACGACTACCGCGCCGGTGGCGGCGGCGCCGTGCCGGGCATCGATGGCAGCAAGACCATCATCAAGTCGCCCGATGCGAACCAGGCCGTGGTCAGCAATTACCTGGCGTCGCTGAGCACCAAGGGCGGCAAGGTGACCCTGGCAAGCAATGGCAGCGCGCGCAGCTGGAGCTTCGTCAAGACGGCCACGGCCGGTCCCGTGATTCTGCGCTCGGCACCGGGCCACCTGGCATTGGCGCAAGGCAGCGGCATCGCCAACGTGGCATCCGAAGGCGGCCTCGACGCCAGCGGTTTTGCCAAGTACCGCATCGACCTGAGCAAATAA